A section of the Gallus gallus isolate bGalGal1 chromosome 4, bGalGal1.mat.broiler.GRCg7b, whole genome shotgun sequence genome encodes:
- the ST3GAL5 gene encoding lactosylceramide alpha-2,3-sialyltransferase isoform X4 has translation MLSDDNSVKLKSDCLPPVQWCKVAAHEDEKTNLVFKRFLALFVIGGCFLYILKLHFYPEECDRTKTPYVDFDRVKRAQQYASAVLQEQCRPSYVKKAMGKLFAEKYSMDIPPFVGKNIDDDEALFKYGPPFGFHRFFDKLKKLLELLPEHDLPEDLKSKHCKRCVVIGSGGILYGSELGHLLNQYDIVIRLNDAPVQGYTDHVGNKTTIRMTYPEGAPLSEHEYPPASLFVAVLFKSVDFNWLQAMVKNETLSLWIRLFFWKEVAKKIPFTSKQFRILNPVIVKETALDILEFPKPRSIFWGWDKNVPTIGVMAVVLATHLCDEVSIAGFGYDLNQPSTPLHYYNNLCMAAMNRQTMHNVTGETKLLQKLVKEKVVKDLTGGIHCEFCNKDS, from the exons ATTTCTTGCACTGTTTGTGATTGGAGGGTGCTTCCTTTATATCctcaaattacatttttaccCTGAAGAATGTGACAGAACAAAAACACCGTATGTGGACTTTGATCGCGTAAAG agagcACAACAATATGCCAGTGCTGTGTTGCAGGAGCAGTGCCGACCTTCGTATGTGAAAAAAGCAATGGGAAAGTTATTTGCAGAGAAATACAGCATGGACATACCTCCctttgtaggaaaaaatatagaTGATGATGAAGCTTTATTTAAGTATGGACCTCCGTTTGGATTCCACAGGTTCTTTGATAAGCTTAAAAAGCTTCTCGAACTCTTACCAGAGCACGATTTGCCAGAGGATTTGAAGTCAAAACACTGTAAGCGTTGTGTTGTTATTGGCAGTGGTGGAATTCTGTATGGATCAGAGCTAGGCCACTTACTGAATCAGTATGATATTGTTATAAG GTTAAATGATGCACCAGTTCAAGGATACACGGATCACGTTGGTAACAAAACTACTATAAGGATGACTTACCCAGAAGGAGCTCCACTTTCTGAACACGAGTATCCCCCTGCTAGTTTATTTGTGGCTGTCCTCTTTAAAAGTGTTGATTTCAATTGGCTTCAAGCAATGgtaaaaaatgaaacactg TCTCTGTGGATACGACTTTTCTTTTGGAAGGAAGTTGCCAAGAAAATTCCTTTTACATCAAAACAATTTCGGATTCTCAATCCAGTCATCGTTAAAGAGACAGCCTTGGACATCCTAGAGTTCCCCAAACCTCGATCAATATTCTGGGGTTGGGATAAG aaCGTACCCACAATTGGGGTCATGGCAGTCGTTCTGGCCACACATCTATGTGATGAAGTAAGCATAGCAGGATTTGGATACGACCTCAACCAGCCCAGCACACCTTTGCACTATTACAACAACCTCTGCATGGCTGCCATGAACAGACAAACGATGCACAATGTGACAGGTGAAACAAAATTACTGCAAAAACTGGTCAAAGAAAAAGTTGTGAAAGACCTCACTGGTGGAATCCATTGTGAATTCTGCAACAAAGACAGCTAG
- the ST3GAL5 gene encoding lactosylceramide alpha-2,3-sialyltransferase, with product MKMRRPIWFLKGTRKFLALFVIGGCFLYILKLHFYPEECDRTKTPYVDFDRVKRAQQYASAVLQEQCRPSYVKKAMGKLFAEKYSMDIPPFVGKNIDDDEALFKYGPPFGFHRFFDKLKKLLELLPEHDLPEDLKSKHCKRCVVIGSGGILYGSELGHLLNQYDIVIRLNDAPVQGYTDHVGNKTTIRMTYPEGAPLSEHEYPPASLFVAVLFKSVDFNWLQAMVKNETLSLWIRLFFWKEVAKKIPFTSKQFRILNPVIVKETALDILEFPKPRSIFWGWDKNVPTIGVMAVVLATHLCDEVSIAGFGYDLNQPSTPLHYYNNLCMAAMNRQTMHNVTGETKLLQKLVKEKVVKDLTGGIHCEFCNKDS from the exons ATTTCTTGCACTGTTTGTGATTGGAGGGTGCTTCCTTTATATCctcaaattacatttttaccCTGAAGAATGTGACAGAACAAAAACACCGTATGTGGACTTTGATCGCGTAAAG agagcACAACAATATGCCAGTGCTGTGTTGCAGGAGCAGTGCCGACCTTCGTATGTGAAAAAAGCAATGGGAAAGTTATTTGCAGAGAAATACAGCATGGACATACCTCCctttgtaggaaaaaatatagaTGATGATGAAGCTTTATTTAAGTATGGACCTCCGTTTGGATTCCACAGGTTCTTTGATAAGCTTAAAAAGCTTCTCGAACTCTTACCAGAGCACGATTTGCCAGAGGATTTGAAGTCAAAACACTGTAAGCGTTGTGTTGTTATTGGCAGTGGTGGAATTCTGTATGGATCAGAGCTAGGCCACTTACTGAATCAGTATGATATTGTTATAAG GTTAAATGATGCACCAGTTCAAGGATACACGGATCACGTTGGTAACAAAACTACTATAAGGATGACTTACCCAGAAGGAGCTCCACTTTCTGAACACGAGTATCCCCCTGCTAGTTTATTTGTGGCTGTCCTCTTTAAAAGTGTTGATTTCAATTGGCTTCAAGCAATGgtaaaaaatgaaacactg TCTCTGTGGATACGACTTTTCTTTTGGAAGGAAGTTGCCAAGAAAATTCCTTTTACATCAAAACAATTTCGGATTCTCAATCCAGTCATCGTTAAAGAGACAGCCTTGGACATCCTAGAGTTCCCCAAACCTCGATCAATATTCTGGGGTTGGGATAAG aaCGTACCCACAATTGGGGTCATGGCAGTCGTTCTGGCCACACATCTATGTGATGAAGTAAGCATAGCAGGATTTGGATACGACCTCAACCAGCCCAGCACACCTTTGCACTATTACAACAACCTCTGCATGGCTGCCATGAACAGACAAACGATGCACAATGTGACAGGTGAAACAAAATTACTGCAAAAACTGGTCAAAGAAAAAGTTGTGAAAGACCTCACTGGTGGAATCCATTGTGAATTCTGCAACAAAGACAGCTAG